The Mycolicibacterium smegmatis genome has a window encoding:
- a CDS encoding HAMP domain-containing sensor histidine kinase, with protein sequence MKPARTPAAALFRRVFLINGLIFALGTLILAVSPATVSSRIRLTEIPVLVVGLAVMLTANALLLRSSLAPLNRLAESMQRVDPPRRTDRVDGRGTGDLHHLIESFNAMLDRLETERSTASASALAAQENERQRIARELHDEIGQTLTVALLALKRAVDRAPESIRGELSDAKEIVRSSLDEVREIARRLRPDALEDLGLHSALNALCSDFAQASGISVVKHISPQLDRLKPDVELVCYRIVQESLTNVARHSGARKVWLDLHISTDELTLRIADDGRGGVLEEGAGINGMRERALLVNGTFTISSPEDGGTEVRLVIPMRGG encoded by the coding sequence GTGAAACCGGCGCGCACTCCGGCGGCCGCGCTGTTCCGGAGAGTGTTTCTGATCAACGGCCTGATCTTCGCCCTCGGCACGTTGATCCTGGCAGTCTCACCGGCGACGGTTTCCTCGCGAATCCGGCTGACCGAGATCCCGGTGCTCGTCGTGGGTCTGGCGGTCATGCTGACAGCCAACGCGCTGCTGCTGCGGTCGAGTCTCGCCCCGCTGAACCGGCTCGCCGAATCCATGCAACGCGTCGACCCGCCGCGGCGTACCGACCGCGTCGACGGCCGCGGCACCGGGGACCTGCACCACCTGATCGAATCGTTCAACGCCATGCTCGACAGGCTGGAGACCGAGCGGTCCACGGCCAGCGCGTCGGCACTTGCGGCCCAGGAGAACGAGCGGCAGCGCATCGCACGCGAACTGCACGACGAGATCGGCCAGACGCTGACCGTCGCGCTGCTCGCACTCAAACGTGCCGTCGACCGGGCGCCCGAGTCGATCCGCGGTGAGCTGTCCGATGCGAAGGAGATCGTGCGGTCCAGCCTCGACGAGGTGCGCGAGATCGCGCGGCGGTTGCGCCCCGACGCTTTGGAGGACCTGGGGCTGCACAGCGCATTGAACGCGTTGTGCAGCGACTTCGCGCAGGCGTCCGGCATCAGCGTCGTGAAACACATTTCGCCGCAACTGGATCGGTTGAAGCCCGACGTCGAGTTGGTGTGCTACCGGATTGTGCAGGAAAGTCTGACGAACGTCGCACGGCACTCGGGTGCCCGCAAGGTGTGGCTCGATCTGCACATCAGCACCGACGAGTTGACGCTGCGTATTGCCGACGACGGACGCGGCGGTGTGCTCGAGGAGGGGGCCGGTATCAACGGCATGCGTGAACGTGCGCTGCTGGTGAACGGCACCTTCACCATCAGTTCGCCGGAGGACGGCGGCACCGAGGTGCGGTTGGTCATCCCGATGCGAGGCGGTTGA
- a CDS encoding response regulator has product MAARILLADDHALVRSGLRMIIDAEPDLQVVAEAADGYEALSALDTETVDLAILDIAMPRMTGLQAAREINRSHPDVRILILSMYDNEQYFFEALKAGASGYVLKSVADRDLLEACRATLRGEPFLYAGAITALIRDFLHRARQGGEPPDSILTPREEEVLKLIAEGYSTREIAATLTISAKTVDRHRTNILAKLGLRDRLALTRYAIRAGLIEP; this is encoded by the coding sequence ATGGCAGCTCGCATACTGCTGGCCGACGATCACGCGCTGGTGCGCAGCGGGCTGCGCATGATCATCGACGCCGAACCGGATCTTCAGGTGGTGGCCGAGGCGGCCGACGGATACGAGGCACTCTCGGCCCTGGACACCGAAACCGTCGACCTGGCGATTCTCGACATCGCGATGCCGCGGATGACGGGACTGCAGGCCGCGCGGGAGATCAATCGGTCGCATCCGGACGTCCGGATCCTGATCCTGTCGATGTACGACAACGAGCAGTACTTCTTCGAGGCGCTCAAGGCCGGCGCGTCGGGGTATGTGCTGAAGTCGGTGGCCGACCGCGACCTGCTCGAGGCGTGCCGTGCGACGCTGCGTGGTGAACCCTTCCTGTACGCCGGTGCCATCACGGCCCTGATCCGCGATTTCCTGCACCGTGCGCGCCAGGGTGGCGAACCACCCGACAGCATCCTCACGCCGCGTGAGGAGGAGGTGCTCAAGCTGATCGCCGAGGGGTATTCGACGCGCGAGATCGCCGCGACGCTGACGATCAGCGCCAAGACCGTCGACCGGCACCGCACGAACATCCTGGCCAAGCTCGGTCTGCGTGACCGATTGGCGCTGACGCGCTACGCGATCCGGGCCGGTCTCATCGAGCCGTGA
- a CDS encoding DUF1707 domain-containing protein encodes MANTVLPTVERSTRVGDPERERTADDLGRALAQGYLGMPEYEERLQRVFGAQTTAQLRDLVADLPVAALRRNDPRRREAQMRAARMSVRLHLAAYVAGSVLMLGIWLAVGLGGGGWYFWPVWPIMGWGIGVASHAIPIWAHGSMRPARIA; translated from the coding sequence ATGGCCAACACGGTTCTGCCCACTGTCGAGCGGTCCACGCGCGTCGGCGACCCGGAGCGGGAACGCACCGCCGATGACCTGGGCCGCGCCCTCGCACAGGGCTACCTGGGGATGCCCGAGTACGAGGAACGGTTGCAGCGAGTGTTCGGCGCGCAGACCACCGCGCAACTGCGCGACCTCGTCGCCGACCTTCCCGTGGCCGCCCTGCGCCGCAACGACCCTCGCCGGCGCGAGGCACAGATGCGCGCGGCCCGCATGAGTGTGCGGCTACACCTCGCGGCCTACGTCGCGGGTTCGGTGTTGATGCTCGGCATCTGGCTGGCCGTCGGCCTCGGCGGAGGCGGATGGTACTTCTGGCCGGTGTGGCCGATCATGGGCTGGGGCATCGGCGTTGCCTCCCATGCCATTCCGATCTGGGCTCACGGCTCGATGAGACCGGCCCGGATCGCGTAG